The following are encoded together in the Lactuca sativa cultivar Salinas chromosome 1, Lsat_Salinas_v11, whole genome shotgun sequence genome:
- the LOC111909817 gene encoding protein DOG1-like 3 — translation MKPNITVIMIEHENTEQLNFHSFFDSWLRELNSNLQKLASAASHHHDNDQIEDDSDLHSLIHKVVGHYEDYYNAKSKGAKEDVLSMFSPTWLTSLEDALSWMAGWRPTTAVHLLYSKSGIQLEARMTELIPVLSCGDLGDLTSNQMNQIDELQRKIIRQERGITEKLASLQESAADTGMVDLSNMESEMNRKEEDSGGKDIDQRVKSLLKTKKDDLEEVLHMGDSLRMETLKSVLEILTPLQAVYFLIAAAELHLRIHDWGQKRDAT, via the coding sequence ATGAAGCCAAACATCACCGTTATCATGATCGAACACGAGAACACCGAACAACTGAACTTCCACAGTTTTTTCGACTCTTGGCTCAGGGAGCTAAATTCCAACCTCCAAAAGCTCGCCTCCGCCGCTAGCCACCACCACGACAATGATCAAATCGAAGACGACTCAGATTTACACTCATTGATTCATAAAGTTGTAGGACACTACGAGGACTACTACAACGCCAAATCAAAAGGAGCAAAAGAAGATGTGCTTTCAATGTTTTCGCCAACGTGGCTGACATCGCTCGAGGATGCCCTTTCGTGGATGGCCGGATGGCGGCCGACGACGGCCGTCCACCTGCTGTACTCCAAGTCAGGAATCCAGCTTGAGGCCAGAATGACTGAACTAATCCCAGTGTTGAGTTGTGGAGATTTAGGGGACTTGACTTCGAATCAGATGAACCAAATCGATGAATTACAGAGGAAAATCATCCGTCAAGAGAGAGGGATAACTGAGAAACTGGCGTCACTGCAGGAGTCGGCGGCAGACACGGGCATGGTGGATTTATCAAACATGGAATCAGAGATGAACAGAAAGGAAGAAGACAGTGGAGGGAAGGACATCGATCAAAGAGTGAAATCGTTGCTGAAGACTAAGAAGGATGATTTGGAGGAGGTGTTGCACATGGGAGATAGTCTGAGAATGGAGACATTGAAGTCCGTTTTGGAGATTCTGACGCCGTTACAGGCGGTGTACTTTCTAATCGCCGCCGCGGAGCTCCACCTCAGAATACACGATTGGGGCCAGAAGAGGGACGCGACTTAA